Below is a window of Plutella xylostella chromosome 15, ilPluXylo3.1, whole genome shotgun sequence DNA.
aaatttattaaaaaaacaaaaaaggaatattgtaagttctttgagatttgaaccaccatatCGATTCATGTAAGacttgtatcataccaactgagccattaaatctattacaatgctttgcaaaattttgcttcatatcatatcataaaaacaatgaatcattgtcactggcacaactacatgcttacaatatccgtgtgtgggttgcccagaactaaataattacgtcgacgtcgccgacacacacatacactacctgcgttagtgtgccctgccaaccatttaacgttgccgtgtgtactcAGTTAAGCGAGCGCGCTGTACCAAGATTTATCTTGAGACTGGGTTTTAGGTATAGGTCCTATGTTACAGGTGTTTGTTGTGGCTGATGATCTAATAGACGACTTGACAcattttttaagttaaaacAATCAGTAAGTAATATGGTAACtatatattcatgaaaaaaataaattacagcAGGTAATAGGCGGGCTGAATGTATAGtacagtttaaaaataataacttaggTAATGAATATCACATAACTTTGTGGCCAAAATCATAACAGGCTCAGTTGTAGGTAGTACCTTTCAGCATGAGACataattttatgataaaaataaatggtgtaagtaagttattaaataaactttcatttcatatagaataaaatgtaaaagaaatcatttatttgacacacagcaacaaatataatatacagtaTTCCATAGACTTACTACCAGTATTCTGTTATAATAACcatcaaaacaaaatacttgggaaaataaataagaaagaaCAAAAATCTAGTCACTGACCTAAAGAATATGatattgtaagtaggtatgtcagGGTGGTTAGCCTTAACATTGACTAGCTTCCCATGTTGAGTGAATTCTAATtgagtatacagggtgtcccaaaagtcaacgtcatcccttaaaggtctgataggtcagctcatgagaggccagaatatcacaatatgaccttagtaaaaactcgataattttcgataaatatgttttataagagtttggtaagtttatTCTTAGcaatttttgcgtcatctatgttgccacggctgaccccaccacctattttacttttactcattccaacatgacttacccttgataaattcagtcagataaatttccttcaaacaattttacatcaaggtcgttttttactaaaatagcaataacatttttgttaattgaaacaatagcaacgtttcataccattttggaaactgcattcaatgagcaatcttttcaaataaggtgccaggtttgcgtgttatattttttttacagtatgtagagtcaaagttgtttataaaaaaaaacgattaccttttatgactttgaaacccgtgttttttttaaacatacagcattactcgatatttttttgactgcgatcaatagcagggctataccgGGTGATGCAAGACCAAataaattctaacaatatgggtTTTGTACCGGTGGCACGCAAAagactgatccaaggtgtcgattttcagcaaatttataaaagtgtcaatatctcgaaaattatcgagtttttactaaggtcatattgtgatattctggcctctcatgagctgacctatcagccctttaagcgatgacgttgacttttgggacacctgTATATCAATGACGAAGGAATTTTTATTCCTTCGTCATTGATATTTGgtatatataaattttaaactctatgatagaactagaacttctGAATAACAGAAAATATAGAAGGAAAAGGTACCATATTGCATCTTGAGGAAAACATTCTTAAGAGAAAaccaatatatttatttgaatcatTTAGAATACTGCCTTGCTGCCCACTATCTTTTCCAGATGCTATCATAACATGTTTATGTGCTTGCCTCAGCTAtctatgtatacatacatatatttacaCTAAGTATATGTAGATTTTAACTGAAAATCTAACatattacagtaaaaaaaagaactaTCTACAGAGTAACTTACATGCTAACATAATCTACAAGAACAATGCCTATAGCAAAACACATTTGGATGGGGAACAATGGGACAAAAATGGATTTTGTTGAGCAAAGGCTgtgaaatatattatgatggtGACAAAACACATTGCATACAactgaaataaacaaacataataattggTGATTTTGTGCATTcttacctatcacaaaggTGGATTTCGTCAGAAATGTTGGTGCCCTACTGCCTTTAGGTAATATTgacctacatatttttaaatcattgctaaatatatctaaaaaaataattcttctGTACAGGTGACATCATTGTTTCTAAACCAATATAGGTCCCTGGAAGGTAGAAAAATCATAacatcataaattttaattacaacATTAATCTGAAACATGTTTCTTGTTAGTTTTCCAGGAAAGATATGTGTTCCAAAACAATGCAACTGATTGCACAACCAACACCTGATATTGTAAAGGTGTAAAGTAGAAGTTCGCAAGCTGAACCCACGgccaaatataataatttgcaagtaACACATCTGGGTAATTGGCTTCTAAGTCAGACTTGACCACACGCCATGATTTTCCTTGTAATGTCCCAACGGCCCCAAGTAAAAACAGCAGGAACGCAGGtgcaaaaataaattgatcaataaaaacttttttcaatgCAACTGTCTTTCCAGATGCTCCAATGTACTTGTTGAGAATACCATACCAAATGCGCAGTGCAGGTCCCTGAAACAGAACAAAAATTATATGTAAGaacttatttaagtatacttataagtattagaAATTGATGGCTTTGCCAAGCTACTCACGCCAACAAAAAATCCTATGGATGAAAACTGTAGAGTTCTTTTGATTTCGTAGTCTTTAAATGACTTCTTTTCAATTAATGTTTGGGATATAATATCACCAGC
It encodes the following:
- the LOC105398706 gene encoding protein Mpv17 translates to MSTAITKARGLFKLYQNALNRRPYLMQAVQAGTLMGAGDIISQTLIEKKSFKDYEIKRTLQFSSIGFFVGGPALRIWYGILNKYIGASGKTVALKKVFIDQFIFAPAFLLFLLGAVGTLQGKSWRVVKSDLEANYPDVLLANYYIWPWVQLANFYFTPLQYQVLVVQSVALFWNTYLSWKTNKKHVSD